A region of Maridesulfovibrio sp. DNA encodes the following proteins:
- a CDS encoding aspartate aminotransferase family protein has protein sequence MSSEIVKKYRERIAEAYELHRKYVNPQFVRVLEVIGYDRNYVSSEGAYLTDAKGVEVLDFLSGFGVYNIGRNHPYVAGVLKEVMDEKTASIVQMDLGVMSGMLAEKLAELAPGDLEAVFFTNSGTEGVEGALKFARQASGKHKLVHCHHAFHGLTLGSLSVNANREFRDRNEPLLPGCTAVPFNDLDALEEALKGGDVGAFIFETVQGKGVFVPEDGYLAGARELCDKYGTYMIADEVQCGLGRTGKMFAVDHWGVKPDILVISKALSGGYIPVGAIITTREIHGKIFDSMERCFAHSNTFGQNDLAMAAGLATIEILERENLVENAARMGARIEEGMQKLAGKYEMLTEIRAKGLMIGMQFGEPKSMTLKASWKLLHKMNDDLFCQMITMPLLEKHNILSQVAGHGLDTVKILPPLMITDQDVDKFLAAMDDVLKEAHKITGSAWKTVKDLGIRTAKTS, from the coding sequence ATGAGTTCTGAGATTGTAAAAAAATATAGAGAAAGAATAGCGGAAGCATATGAATTGCACCGCAAATATGTAAACCCCCAGTTTGTGAGGGTTCTTGAAGTTATCGGCTATGACCGGAATTATGTTAGTTCCGAGGGAGCCTACCTGACCGATGCCAAGGGCGTAGAAGTTCTGGATTTTCTTTCCGGTTTCGGTGTCTACAATATCGGACGCAACCACCCTTATGTTGCCGGTGTCCTTAAGGAAGTAATGGATGAAAAGACCGCCAGCATCGTACAGATGGACCTCGGGGTCATGTCCGGCATGCTCGCAGAGAAATTAGCTGAACTTGCTCCCGGCGACCTTGAAGCTGTATTTTTCACCAACTCCGGAACAGAAGGTGTTGAAGGCGCGCTCAAGTTTGCCCGTCAGGCCAGCGGAAAGCATAAGCTGGTCCATTGCCACCATGCCTTCCACGGGTTGACCCTCGGTTCTTTGTCCGTAAATGCCAACCGCGAATTCAGGGATCGTAACGAACCCCTGCTGCCCGGCTGTACTGCCGTACCTTTTAACGATCTGGATGCCTTGGAAGAGGCTCTTAAGGGCGGCGACGTGGGCGCCTTCATTTTTGAAACCGTGCAGGGTAAAGGTGTTTTCGTTCCTGAAGACGGTTACCTCGCAGGTGCGCGCGAACTGTGCGACAAGTACGGCACCTACATGATTGCTGACGAAGTTCAGTGCGGGCTGGGGCGGACCGGGAAGATGTTCGCAGTTGACCATTGGGGTGTGAAGCCCGATATTCTGGTTATTTCCAAGGCTCTTTCCGGTGGATATATTCCTGTGGGGGCGATAATTACCACCCGCGAGATTCATGGGAAAATTTTTGATTCCATGGAACGTTGCTTCGCACACTCCAATACTTTCGGTCAGAATGACCTTGCCATGGCAGCCGGGCTGGCGACTATAGAAATCCTTGAAAGAGAAAATCTGGTGGAAAATGCCGCCAGAATGGGTGCCCGAATTGAAGAAGGGATGCAGAAGCTTGCCGGCAAGTATGAAATGCTGACCGAAATCCGCGCCAAGGGGTTAATGATAGGCATGCAGTTCGGTGAACCTAAATCCATGACTTTGAAAGCCAGTTGGAAGCTGCTGCATAAAATGAATGATGACCTTTTTTGTCAGATGATAACCATGCCGCTGCTGGAAAAACATAACATTCTCAGCCAGGTTGCCGGACACGGACTTGATACTGTAAAGATTTTGCCTCCGTTGATGATCACCGATCAGGATGTGGATAAATTCCTCGCCGCCATGGATGATGTGCTTAAAGAGGCGCATAAGATTACCGGATCCGCATGGAAAACCGTGAAGGACCTTGGAATCCGTACTGCAAAGACTTCATAG